GCAGGTCACTTGAGTTATTGaaacccccctcaccccccctcaccccccctcacttctcctccccctccttttctttctaccACGGTTGTTAGGATAGAGGCATTGTGGGAAAGGTTACCAGGATGAACCTCTACTGGCAACCTGGAGGGTGGGCCTGCCTGAAACCCAGTACTTGAACTCAGCAGCTCAGacgggggagggaggggcggagGAGATTGTTTCGAAATTGCCTGGAGTGGCCACAGAGCCTGGGAGCTCAGAAGAAAGTGAATGAAGTTATTTCAAAAATTCCCAAAACGGCAGCTTATGAAATCATTTTGGTTTCACAAATGTTTCATTATTGTGCTCGCTCGTGTCCCCAAGTCCCCCGGCACCCATtctggaaaaggaaagggagggtgCTGGTTTAGTGTTGACCTAGTGTGCATGGAGCCCCAGGTCTGACCCCCAGCACTGCCTACACGGGAACGTGCTGGCTGCCACTCCTCATTGATCCCAGCACCTCCTGAAGCccaaggaaggaggatcagaagtccaaggtcgtCCTCAACTACGTAGATCTCCTTGGGAGGgtctcaataaaatttaaaaaatgcagagCAGGGAGAAAAGCAGGGAAACTGTTGGAAGAGCCAGCTGGGGTCCCAGGAGTTCTTACTGACTGCACAAACCTTCAGGCCTTATGACAGACACCTGCCGTGACAGGGAGACCCACAGTCCTTCAAGAGTCGCCCCCCCAAGATtgccttcatggcctctgcacacCTCAGGCTTAAATATCAGAAAGTCAACTCTCCAAGCATCTCAGAGCTGGTGCAGGGCCTCGGATCTgagtcctccccctccccccgccgcGACACCGTGCCTCAGTTTACAGATTACTCAGCTGACACTAGAGCCCtaggaagccagagcccagggGTCCCTGACTTCAACCGGGCCTCACTTACTCTCCGAGTCGCTGAAGCCGCTGCTGTCACTGACGCTGGCGCTGCTGCGCCGCTTCATGCGTTCGAGGTGCTCCTCGTAGTGGAAGTGGCGGGCGTGGAAGGGCGATGCGAAGTCGGCCAGCACCGCGTCGAACTCGCACAGCACGTCCGTCAGGTCTGCAGCGGCCGCTGAGTCCATGGCCGGGGCTGGGGGCGGGCACAGCGAGCTCAGATGATGGGAGCGTGGGTGAGGGTGACTCTGCCCCTGCCCGGGAGGATCTGAATGGAGAGGCGGTCACCGGACGGACGAGGATGGCTAACTTCACTCTGCCTTTGCCAGTGACAGCCGCGCAGTTACCTCGTTAACCTCTCAAACCACCCTCCAAAGCGCCTGTCACCAGGCGAGCAGCCGACTCCGTGGGTGGAACTGAAAGTCTGGAAGTCACCTAGCCCACCCCACGCGCTTTCCTACTTGTGCCCACGCTCACTCCCTGCAGCGAGTGGCGGAGGGAAGTCTGAGTCAGACAGCACCCGTTACGTGTCAGGCTCAGATCCTTGTCCCGAATGGGAAACCAAACTGAACTGGTGCCGGCCCGTGCGCCCCGGAGATGGGGGGCCTGGGGTGATGGAGAACGGAAGGGTGGGCAGCGGAAAGGGACCATCGCGACCCCTGGTCTCTCGCCCCCACCTGCAGGCTCAGGTTCTCAGGGGCCCCGGGACTCGGGGTGTAGCTTAGCGTGGTCAGAGTCCCTGGCTTCGATCCTGGGGCGCAGAGATGGAGGGGGCACCCCAACCCGGCACTCACCTGCGGCCGCCACCGCCGCTGGGCTGCCCTGAGTCGAGGGCGGCTTCATGGAGCAGTCGCTTGCCGACACGCGTGGCAGAGATGCTGCGAGACGCTGGCCCTGGTGGCTGGCTGCCGCCTTGCACTGCAGTCCGCTGGAGTAGCACTGCCTCGCTCCTTAGCACAGCGGAGAGCTAGCTCCTCGCTTGCGCCGCCACCCGCCAGCCGCACCGTCTTATAGCCaccggcgggggcggggcggggcggggccgggccgcCGAGTCTGTCCCAGACGACCAAGGGGACgcccctgtcctctcctcctccccccccccccccatcccctaccccggCACCGCCCTCGCCACGCGCCCGCCGACCCAGAACCGCAGTGACGACTTGTGTCGCCTAGAGCCCGGGTTACCGCCCCAAATATTTACCCGCCGCTTTCCCCCGCCACCCTGACAACCCGACCCACGAAAGTGTCTTTGCTGGCCTCAGAGTTCCCCAAGAGTTTATCCTGCTTCCCGCCGAGCCTCCTGGaccctcagtttccttatctatgAAACGGAACTGCAAATGCAGAGCCTCCTTGCTTGCTACAAAAATAAAGGAACCGAGGGCATCAGTAGGTTGTACGAGGGCAGAGAGTGCCCATCCGATTTTCTCAAGGGATTTACAAGATTGTATGTGGACAGAGTGGACCGCTGAGGGCCGTGGGCTGAGGTGATCTCAGGGTCCTGAGCTACAGAAGGAAAGCACatcatgcatggatggatggatggatgcattcCGTACTTGGTCCCCATGAATGTGCCATCCGTCCACGCCTAGCACGGCCCGGTATAATTCCTGCCTCAGGCTTTGTGTTGGCAAATAGGGTGACCAATTGCTCTTTGCCACAGATAACTATTTAAAAGCAAAGTAAGAGGCCTGTGTGGCCTGTGCCTGCGGTTCCAGACCCAAAGATGATGGTAGAAagggagtctgaggcaagagaatGGAGATTATGAGGACGGCAACGTGTGAACTACACAGCATAATCCTGTCTGTAAACTCCTTACTGGGAGAACATAAAGACCCCAGTTCAAGCTCCAAAACCcacattaaaatgaaaagccgtggtgatgcacacctttaatctcagcacttggaaggcagaggcaggtggatttctgtgcgtttgaggccagtctggtttacaaagtgagttccaggacagctagagctattacacagagaaactctgtcttgaaaaaccaaataataatactAGTAATCataatgatgatgaagatgatgatgatgatgcctgGATAGCCacccacttgtaatcccagccctgagaggCAAAGGCTGGAACAAAAAACACCTGTGTGTATACCTGCACGTGCTACACGCGCATGtgtacacaagtgcacacacacacacacacacacacacacacacactaagttaaTTAAATGTAAAGCAAGgagctggtggcagctggcactCTGACTGAgtgataaagtacttgcctagcataggTCAGCCCTGGGTTTGAGGGGCCAATCATCCTcagaaatgcaaataaacaaacaacagataaATCTTTttcataagtaaatataaaaaaaaattgaataaaatgaaaacgTTCAGTCCCTCGGTTACACTGGACACTTTTAAGCGGTTAGTAGCCTTCATCACAGAATCTTTAGACAGTATTGTATGAGGATGTCTTCCCCCGGTGACTCCAGCCCTCCTAGGTGTCAGGATGTGGCCCAGCACCAGGTCTCACCCCCACAGTCACCTGAAGGGTATAATCACTGTCACTGGTTTGCAGTGAGAAAACTGAGACACGGGCAGCTAAGGAGCCTGCCTGCCCTTCCTCGGATTAATAGAAGGCAGGCGGGTCTCCTTTTCAAGCCACATGGAGGCTAGCCACACCCGGCCTCCCTGGGGTGGAGAAGAGCTAAGCAGCTCAGGGAACCACCAAACCCTGGAGCAGATAACCCAGGTCCCAGAAGCCACAGACAAGCCACTTCCTTTCTGGAGCCCTCCCCACACACTCCAcaccccttcttctctccccGAAAGTATTCTGTCTGATTTGCCCATGGTACCCACTGCTCATGCCCTGAGCTAACAGCAGCAGCCCATCTGGGAGCTGTAGCCAAAACAATGCCAGTGACAAGCTAGGAGAACAGGAGAGttctttttgaacttaaaaaaatgagatacaactacaaaaagattttttgtgtgtgttatggatttcttcatatttggaaggctcgTACCAGAATTCATTATTTGAATATTACCCGGAGCACAGTTTATCTGTCCATCATCCAGCGGGTGGGCCACTGGGTTGCTCCCAGTCCGTCCCTGTACACATCCCAGTCCTTACATGTGATTCTGCCCATGGGTTGATCTTGTTTTCTTCCCTAGAACCAGGTAAAGGTTTAAACCTTTATCCCCAGAGCCTTCGGGCTGGGCTCCGTATCCTATCCTAGGGCCTTTTATGGCCCTCAGCCACCTGACAGTGGTGACAGAGATCACGAATGACCTCAGTGTTCATGTGTGAACTTGTCCCTCCACAGGTATCCTTTACCTCCTCACACTGAGAGAGTTACCTAACTTCCAAGTTCCAGAAAGTCATGCTGTCACGGGACACAATGGCCTCAAGAAAAAGACTTGATGTCGCCTTTGATTTGCAATGGGAAAACCAGGACTTCTTATGCTGTAAAGACCTGTtctttaatcttttttgtttgtttgtttgtttgttttttgtttttcgagacagagtttctctgtgtagttttggtttctgtcctggatctctctctgtagctgtaggccaggctggcctcgaactcacagagatctgcctggctctgcctcccgagtgctgggatttaaggcgtgggCCATCACCGCCCTGCACAAGACCTGTTCTTTATCTACTTTGCTGTCATAGAACAAAATATCTGGGTAATTTGTAAACCACAGAAATTTCTTTCTCACTCTTCTGCAAGCTAGGATGCCCAAGACCAGTGCTGCCTGGTGAGGGCTTGCTGTATCCTTCCGCGACACAaggatggagaggaaagaaaCTGTCCCCACCTCAAGCCCCCTGACAGTCCCTAACTCCATCTGGGAGGACTCTATTCTGGTCAGCTCGGAAAGGCACCCATGCTTGTAGGATCAAACCTCCAGTTCGACTGCCATGTTCAGACTTTACCCCAAGATCTGCCGCAGACAGACCACGGCAGCCTCCTCACTACACACTGCTCACCCCTCACCACTTGGAACTTGTCCAGAGCGTCGCTTAAGAGCTTCATCCTTCCAAAACCTGGAGGATTTTATTATTATGGTTGAACTCCAGCTCCCTACCTGTCTGCCCTGGATCCTTTCTTCTCACTCGTAACTTTCTCTCGGCCACCTCACTCTCCTCCCTAGAAAGTCTAActataattctttaattttttttttttttttactttcagaaCTGATTTCCGTCCTCTTAAATGTCTTATATTCAATTATCCATAGGACTTCTGCTCTTGACGGTCCTCCACAGACACTCGATGGAAGAAGCTTCTAGTTGTTACTGTAAATAAATCGGTGGACTCATGCATTCCTGAAATAGCATGTTACCAGTATCTTGAGTTAAGATGGGTGATGTGACTAAGTTTTGGACAGCAGACAGAGCTAGCCCATGTGGCCTCCTGGGTAAGTCTCCctcacttctctttctcttctgtataACGGGCAGCCATAAAGCTCCTTTTTAGCCATGAGGTAGAGGTCACTTTCCCAGAATGGcaacagaaacattttttaaaaatgtcttgggTGTCATAAAGCGGTTACATCAACCAACCCTGGGTAACCAACATCTACAGgagataaagataaaataaaacgtcagggactggagatgtggctcagtggacaagtCTGTGAGGTTCTGGGCTCAATGC
The nucleotide sequence above comes from Peromyscus maniculatus bairdii isolate BWxNUB_F1_BW_parent chromosome 9, HU_Pman_BW_mat_3.1, whole genome shotgun sequence. Encoded proteins:
- the Rgcc gene encoding regulator of cell cycle RGCC isoform X1 produces the protein MKPPSTQGSPAAVAAADPPGQGQSHPHPRSHHLSSLCPPPAPAMDSAAAADLTDVLCEFDAVLADFASPFHARHFHYEEHLERMKRRSSASVSDSSGFSDSESADSLYRDSLSFSDEKLNSPTDSTPAPLTSSVTPRKAKLGDTKELEDFIADLDRTLASM
- the Rgcc gene encoding regulator of cell cycle RGCC isoform X2: MKPPSTQGSPAAVAAAAPAMDSAAAADLTDVLCEFDAVLADFASPFHARHFHYEEHLERMKRRSSASVSDSSGFSDSESADSLYRDSLSFSDEKLNSPTDSTPAPLTSSVTPRKAKLGDTKELEDFIADLDRTLASM